The genomic region gtttttcttttcctgtcctcgtgtgtgtgtgtgtgtgtgtgtgtgtgtgtgtgcgcgtctttTCAGCGGTCTGTATTTCTTGTGTACTGGTGCAGACTGGATCTGAACAGTCGAACagtgtttttgaaaagcattagaggaacagagagaaaaggaaaaaaaaaagagagaaaccttacaaaaaaaaggaaatgtttcTTGTGAAGGGCGCGTCAGTGCCTTTTTAAGATTTAAGGAGGGAAATGTCTAATACACCAAACAAAATTAACAATGCTCCTCGCGTTGAAAATgacttgttgtgtttttgttgttcttgttttgtttcatttacaaAGGGCTCCGTTCATTTCGAGTTGAGGCGTTTGCTGTGTACAGATAGTAGTGCATGTGTACACGTGTCTCCGCAACACTACAGTTTTTAAAAGGGTTATTTCTGTCTAATCCATCAAAGTACCAGATATGTCATGAATAAAAAATCTTCTGGTACTCtgtagtattattattttatacaaatacataaatatatatatacatctctgtaaaatgttttgtttttaaattaatCGTTTGCATGTGGGTCTATACCTAAGCTTGTTATGTTGTAGGTGTCTGTACGTCCTGATGAATTTAACTGTAGTATCCTAAATATTCTCCAGTATTTGTACTTGTCCTGGTCTTTCCTCCaactttacataaataaatgtataaaaaatgACTTGTgacttgaatgtgtgttttgtgcatacCTAGAGCCTGCAATTGTTGCATTGTATTTGattaaaccttttttttattttaatatttcagAGCCTTAAAAAAATCTTTTAGAATAGTAACTTCATTTTTCAAATGTCGAGATGGAACCATGCAAGCCCAGCATCTTGGATGCGTGTCTAAAATTGTAACGAtaatatatttaatgtttattcTATGTTTTCATGCCGTCATGAGTAGCCCATCACCTTCACACTCTAGACGTGGAGATGGAGAAGCCTGTCCCAGAGTGCATCTCTTATTTGAGCGGCCCAAACCTACGCCACACAAACTCATTAATGAAGAGACAAGAGTCCTGTCGAGGTGAACTGTTCCagtgtatatttatttttcaggTACTCAGCAGGTTAAAGGCATTGTTCCCATTTTCAGCTTTTATATGGCACAGACctaccacacactcagacacacacacacacaacggatAAATAACAGCTTTCTGAGAGGAACCGGACACGAATAGCTCACAACTCTGGAATGGAGCTGGTTCTGAGTCCGTGCCAACCTACGGAGGAACACGTCGCCGACCCACAATCCACTCCGCTTTATCGGCAGGCCGTGTCCGCCAAAATGTAATATACATTCACATCACATACTGTAACTACAAAACATCATCAGTGATACAGACCTAACAGTCCTAGAGGCAAAAGTGGAGAAGAAATGGAAGCCTACAGCCCTGTAGTCCTACGGTCCTGTCCAGTGAAGACGGCACACCCTTGGCCTAACAGAGGTGCTTTGAGGAACGACCTTGAGCAGCTGGGCCGGGGTGTCCAAACAGTCGCTCTCCCCCACAGCCACTTACTCTGGGTGATCTCTGGTTAGTGGGTGCCACTCAGCTGGCTGTAGACGTGCTCCAGGATCTGAACGTAAGCCTGGTCCTTGGGTGCGTGGCCGCTCAGAGAACCCTTAAGGATAAAGGGTAGGTTGTGTATATTTTGTTATCTAGTTATCTGTTTATTACAGTGTAAGTATTTTGACCTTCAGCTTGGAaattgtgtgtggtggtgacgTTTTTAACCCTTTGTTATCTGTTTGTTGTTACAGTGTTATTGGTTGTAAGAATGTTTTGAATCTTTTGCATGGTGGCCATTTGTCTGGAAAATGtgtatggtggtggtgtggtttgAAGAGGGGAAAATGAAGTAGATTGTAGATGTTGGGTGATGTTAGATTACCTTGATTTTGTCCATGACTGAGGCGTCAGGATTCCAGTGCTGGCTGAACTGCACCAGGTCAGGAGCCCCTCGGTAGAAGTCCACCAGCAGCatctacaggacacacacaccacaccacacacacctcgtaATACTTTCATCTTACTGACTGCTGAAAACAAGGATGCATTGAGAATTACACAATGTCTTCACTACAGCTCTAGTTCAGAGCAACTGCTGGGGCCAAAACGGTCATTTTACACTCTTAAGCGTGTGTAATTGTAACTCTCTCCGCTGACTTAtgcgggtttttttttttttttttttgtcaatttcaAAAAAGTCACTGATCAATGAGGAGCGCTGGAAAAGGGGGATGGATTTACCATTTCATTGAGGACGTCGCTGGTCAGGAAGTTATCTTGAACGTAGGTCACCTCCACAGCTACAGGAATGCCATAGTCATTGGGCCGTTGCTGTAGGAACACCACTGTTACTCATCTTAGCCTTAATATTACCCTACAAATCTGTTTTATACAACATAACAGAAATTGAAGTGATTATGAGCAATTTATCCTTAAATGTTACATTAGATAtactgttatatatatatatatataatttaagtATTTTGGATATTTTTTATTGTGCTAAAAAAGCAACAACCTAGCATACAGAGCATCCCATAATATCTTACCTCTGGAGGTGGGACCACCCAGAAGGGGGTAATAGTGGAAGCCACACCCTGGTTTCCATGGTAATAGGGGCCTGTATTAGGCaaagattaaaacaaaattgTTGTTGTGTCTAGTTTAATAGTGTGAGACTGTGGTTAATTATGACTTCAAGACACAGGAATTGCCATCCATAATTCTGTACCAAGCTGTCGTTAAATGATTAAAAAACCTTTTTCATCCGCTTTGCTATTGAACAAACGGGTAATGTGGTTCACACCTCAGCTCAGTTTAGTACTGTATTAGACCTTTGATCAGAGAGGTAGAGTGGTATGCCCTAGGAACTGACTGACTTCTTCGCAATGTTATCTACTGCAATAGCAGATCACCAGTACCATCCTGGTCTCACCGCAGATGATGCCGAGGCAGGGCTGGAAGCCGTTGCTGCTGCCCTGCAGCCTGAGCTGGTGGTCCATCTGGGAGTCGATGTCCTGCAGCGAGGGCAGGGCGGGGCCCCGCGGGTGGCTGTGGTACCAGCCCACCAGAGACAGCCCGCGCATGAACAGGTTCTGACAAATCTGCAAAGTTATGTTGTTATATATCTTCCATGATGATGAAAATCATTCTgatcattatatatatatatatatagcatctTTGAAGCACCACCACCATTATTTCTGCAGGACTTTCCATTCATAATTCGGAGAGTACATTACAGGCTACAAACCATCAAAATTCAGGTATCTGCATAcaatcaaaatgacaggtttgtCAAATGCGAAAGTCAGAAGGGAATTCACTTATCAAGGCTCTCACCTCTTCCTCGACAGCAGGTGCAGCGTCTCTGTCGGCCAATCGCGTGCGACATGGAAAGGCCCTCAAGACCGTAAGCactgagaagagggagagagaaagggaggggtaaCAGTAGGTACTTTACACTTGAAGAGACTTTGGGACTGAAATAATGTTTGGCTTCTGAGAACTTCAGTTTGACTGGTCTGCTTTATGAGATactcacactgtgtgtttgtgtcccatcGTCCTCCTAAGTACCCCACCACCTCGCTGGTGGTCAGATGGCAGTGGAAATCCTGTCATGAAACATACAGCATTTAACCAGTGTGCCCTTAGCCATTTTaactttatgtgtgtttttgatatTAGTATCCAGGCCAACAGTATAGTACTCAAGTTCAAGTCATAGTTACCATGAGTAAAAGCACGTTGCTGGACACAGCTACGTTAAAAGGCTGGAATCTGTTGATGGCAGAGAATGCAGACAGTTCCACTAATGTGTGGGGatccctgaggaggaggagaggcaaaggtcataggtcatgctctgattttgatttaaaaatacatatttgtaTTCATGAAAATATTAAGGTGTTACATATACAACATTAAtctacatatatgcacacacacacacacatatatatgtagcTGGTCTGCTAGCCTATTACCTCCAGCTCTGTTAGTTTCACGTAAAGTGAATATgggtctggttataccaggctactatttgtgtgttgtgttcaaaTGTCATAATTCTATATGTACAATACCTTGCTGCGTCTCTCATGCCCAGGTTACAGTATCTGACAggaactctgtctctgtctcctcgcCTCTGTATCAGACTGAGGTCTGCAAAGGAGAGCAAAATGCATTACCAGCAACGCCATACCTTACTGGCCCTACCTGTGTCACTTCCTTGAAGTTTGAAGTTTGAGCAGGGAAGCAGCCCATCTAATGAAATCCTTATTTTTTTAAGAGAAACTGGGACAATCCTGAAACCACCGTTTGGCTGCATTGTACTTCACTTCAGTCTTTCACAGCGGACTTAccttcttcctcatcctcatcttcatcctctcctTCGCTGGCCAGATTCTGGAGGACCAGGAAAAGAAACACAGATGGTTTCAGTTGATTTCCAGAACATCATGTCTTTTTAGACCTTTTAAATTTCCTTCACACGGAGCAAGAAACTGCTGAAACGTTAATACATTTGTTGAATGATCTCAAGTGAAGGTTAATTTGGTACGTGTATCTCAGAGTGAAAGAGTCAAAGGTGAAAATGATTAAGACCCAAGAAAAGACCTAAAGACTTCCCATTTCACTCCCAACAGTTCCATCACTTCTTTCATTCTGTATCCCATGCCTCCCCTCTGCCCCCTCACCAAATCAGCGCTGGGCTGGTACTTGTGCAGCCAGCTGGTCTTGTACTGCACCAGTTTCTGCCCGCGGTAGCGCACCGATGCCCACCCACAGCCGGACTTCTTGGCGGGGTTGACCAGCCTCTTGCAGTGGGTGGCCCAGGCACTGGGAGAGTTGAAGATCTGCCCGGTTTCCACCCAGCGGATCTTACCGTCACAAAGCAGATCTCCCACAAACTTCTTTCCCTGGGGAAGGGAGACGACAAACATGGTGCAAAGTCACTTCACAGAGTCCAGATGACTACACTTGATCCACAGTCGAACACTTTTGCACATTCATTCATGTGCTACTGTGACTACAACTGTCTGAACCGTTTCTCCGATAAGTAGTATGAGTTTGACACATACTTTCTCTACACTTCTGCTTGGCGTACAGACCTAGAATGCAACCTATACAgtacagtgcaggagatggtatGCAGTATGGTGATTAGGTACTTTGTCTAATAGGCTTATAATGTGAGTGCTTGCGATTTTTTACTTATATGGACAGCGTTACCTGAAATAGTTGTAACCCTCACA from Clupea harengus chromosome 10, Ch_v2.0.2, whole genome shotgun sequence harbors:
- the mpnd gene encoding MPN domain-containing protein isoform X1, with the translated sequence MDVPRPGSEPPSSPQLLEEGGEEEDEELSGGEESDLRVSSGRGSLLTRRGITLRVLLKDGLVEPGDGVLSIHYLGKKFVGDLLCDGKIRWVETGQIFNSPSAWATHCKRLVNPAKKSGCGWASVRYRGQKLVQYKTSWLHKYQPSADLNLASEGEDEDEDEEEDLSLIQRRGDRDRVPVRYCNLGMRDAARDPHTLVELSAFSAINRFQPFNVAVSSNVLLLMDFHCHLTTSEVVGYLGGRWDTNTQLLTVLRAFPCRTRLADRDAAPAVEEEICQNLFMRGLSLVGWYHSHPRGPALPSLQDIDSQMDHQLRLQGSSNGFQPCLGIICGPYYHGNQGVASTITPFWVVPPPEQRPNDYGIPVAVEVTYVQDNFLTSDVLNEMMLLVDFYRGAPDLVQFSQHWNPDASVMDKIKGSLSGHAPKDQAYVQILEHVYSQLSGTH
- the mpnd gene encoding MPN domain-containing protein isoform X2, which encodes MGSEPPSSPQLLEEGGEEEDEELSGGEESDLRVSSGRGSLLTRRGITLRVLLKDGLVEPGDGVLSIHYLGKKFVGDLLCDGKIRWVETGQIFNSPSAWATHCKRLVNPAKKSGCGWASVRYRGQKLVQYKTSWLHKYQPSADLNLASEGEDEDEDEEEDLSLIQRRGDRDRVPVRYCNLGMRDAARDPHTLVELSAFSAINRFQPFNVAVSSNVLLLMDFHCHLTTSEVVGYLGGRWDTNTQLLTVLRAFPCRTRLADRDAAPAVEEEICQNLFMRGLSLVGWYHSHPRGPALPSLQDIDSQMDHQLRLQGSSNGFQPCLGIICGPYYHGNQGVASTITPFWVVPPPEQRPNDYGIPVAVEVTYVQDNFLTSDVLNEMMLLVDFYRGAPDLVQFSQHWNPDASVMDKIKGSLSGHAPKDQAYVQILEHVYSQLSGTH